One genomic segment of Panicum virgatum strain AP13 chromosome 2N, P.virgatum_v5, whole genome shotgun sequence includes these proteins:
- the LOC120658171 gene encoding thaumatin-like protein 1: MASLISSSASVLSLSFVILSTFQGAVAGITFTFTNRCGGTVWPGVLANSGSSPLQTTGFALGAGEERSLAAPAGWSGRFWARTGCAFDASGKGSCATGDCGSGEVECRGRGAAPPATLAEFTLGGSGGKDYYDVSLVDGYNLPMVVEAAAPGCPVTGCLVDLNERCPAELRAGQGPAQACRSACEAFGRPEYCCSGDYGNPDTCRPSVYSQMFKTACPRSYSYAYDDATSTFTCTATDYSITFCPPRAGTPNSQKATKDPSPRPNDVQLEGDSWLASLATSEMGGAASTAVASLQLQAALAAAAVVALLV; encoded by the exons ATGGCTTCTTTGATCAGCTCGTCGGCTTCAGTTCTTAGCCTGTCGTTCGTGATCCTGTCGACCTTTCAAG GGGCGGTGGCCGGGATCACGTTCACGTTCACGAACCGGTGCGGCGGCACGGTGTGGCCGGGGGTGCTGGCCAACTCGGGGAGCTCGCCGCTGCAGACGACGGGGTTCGCGCTGGGCGCGGGCGAGGAGCGGTCGCTGGCGGCGCCCGCGGGGTGGTCGGGCCGGTTCTGGGCGCGCACGGGCTGCGCCTTCGACGCGTCCGGCAAGGGGTCGTGCGCGACGGGGGACTGCGGGTCGGGCGAGGTGGAGTGCcgcggccggggcgcggcgccgccggcgacgctggCGGAGTTCACGctgggcggcagcgggggcaagGACTACTACGACGTGAGCCTGGTGGACGGGTACAACCTGCCCatggtggtggaggcggcggcgcccgggtgCCCCGTGACGGGGTGCCTGGTGGACCTCAACGAGCGGTGCCCCGCGGAGCTGCGCGCCGGGCAGGGCCCCGCGCAGGCGTGCCGCAGCGCGTGCGAGGCGTTCGGCCGCCCCGAGTACTGCTGCAGCGGCGACTACGGCAACCCGGACACGTGCCGCCCCTCCGTCTACTCGCAGATGTTCAAGACGGCGTGCCCGCGCTCCTACAGCTACGCCTACGACGACGCCACCTCCACCTTCACCTGCACCGCCACCGACTACTCCATCACCTTctgcccgccgcgcgccggcacGCCCAACAG CCAGAAGGCGACCAAGGACCCCTCGCCGAGGCCCAACGACGTGCAGCTCGAGGGCGACTCCTGGCTGGCGAGCCTGGCGACCAGCGAgatgggcggcgcggcgtcgacggcggtggcgtcgtTGCAGCTCCAGGCCGCGTtagccgcggccgcggtcgttGCCTTGCTGGTATGA